One Telluria mixta DNA window includes the following coding sequences:
- a CDS encoding SDR family NAD(P)-dependent oxidoreductase, with amino-acid sequence MSKSIILITGAGSGIGKLSAQALALAGHTVYATMRDIEGRNAARAAEARDWARQHGADLRPLELDVLSQASCDAAVAAVVAEQGRLDVVVQNAGHLVVGPTEAFTAEEVAKVLDTNFLGAQRVLRAALPQLRAQESGLLLWISSTTTKGGFPPFLGPYGAAKAAMDSLAVSLSYEVARFGIETAIMVPGAFTRGTEHFPSAGKPADTERAAAYARYDGVLDQVGERLDALTPPEADPQAVADELVRIVALPHGRRPFRTVVDFVGDGAREVLEVSEAVRVDFARRIGIADLLVPTAPTV; translated from the coding sequence ATGAGCAAGTCAATCATCCTCATCACGGGCGCCGGCAGCGGCATCGGCAAACTCTCGGCACAGGCACTGGCCCTCGCCGGCCACACGGTCTACGCGACGATGCGCGACATCGAAGGACGCAACGCGGCCCGCGCCGCCGAGGCGCGCGACTGGGCGCGGCAGCACGGCGCCGACCTGCGGCCGCTCGAACTGGACGTGCTGTCGCAAGCGTCGTGCGATGCCGCCGTCGCGGCGGTCGTCGCGGAACAGGGCCGGCTGGACGTCGTCGTGCAGAATGCCGGCCACCTCGTCGTCGGCCCGACGGAAGCCTTCACGGCCGAAGAAGTGGCCAAGGTGCTGGACACGAACTTCCTCGGCGCCCAGCGCGTGCTGCGCGCCGCCCTGCCCCAGCTGCGCGCCCAGGAATCCGGGCTGCTGCTGTGGATCTCCAGCACGACGACGAAGGGCGGCTTCCCGCCTTTCCTCGGTCCGTACGGGGCGGCCAAGGCGGCGATGGATTCGCTCGCGGTGTCGCTGTCGTACGAGGTGGCGCGCTTCGGCATCGAGACGGCGATCATGGTCCCCGGCGCGTTCACCCGCGGCACGGAGCACTTCCCCAGCGCCGGCAAGCCGGCGGACACCGAACGCGCCGCCGCGTATGCCCGCTACGACGGGGTGCTGGACCAGGTGGGCGAACGCCTCGACGCGTTGACGCCGCCGGAGGCCGACCCGCAGGCCGTGGCCGACGAACTGGTGCGCATCGTCGCCCTGCCGCACGGCCGGCGGCCGTTCCGCACGGTGGTCGACTTCGTCGGCGACGGCGCGCGCGAAGTGCTGGAGGTATCGGAGGCCGTGCGCGTGGACTTCGCGCGTCGCATCGGCATCGCCGACCTGCTCGTGCCAACCGCGCCAACCGTATAA
- a CDS encoding VOC family protein: MIRIKIIIPVSDYEKVNRYYKDVLEFELQDDLFFLPNGARDVALKLLIVDAASRETSSHRRHFPIFSFVIHSNFLSYCDNLMSRGAVFESVISHPGGYYARLSDPEGNQFEIECENFDEINGAPDPSNWPVYKRY, from the coding sequence ATGATCCGGATAAAAATCATAATTCCTGTTTCTGATTACGAGAAGGTCAATCGATATTACAAGGATGTGCTCGAATTCGAACTGCAGGACGACTTGTTTTTTTTGCCTAACGGCGCGCGCGATGTTGCGCTGAAGCTGCTGATAGTCGACGCGGCTTCACGAGAAACGAGCTCGCATCGTCGGCATTTTCCGATTTTTAGCTTCGTGATTCATAGTAATTTTTTATCATACTGCGACAATCTGATGTCACGCGGCGCGGTCTTCGAATCTGTGATATCGCACCCGGGCGGCTACTACGCGCGGCTATCAGATCCAGAAGGAAATCAGTTTGAAATTGAATGTGAAAATTTTGATGAGATAAATGGAGCGCCCGACCCTTCTAATTGGCCCGTTTACAAACGTTATTGA
- a CDS encoding DUF7716 domain-containing protein: protein MKTFHSIQELLGELDELNWDSALFINQNSWAADPLHAEILVLEGDDELEDVVPGTHLPKIAKNKDMRQLFDMETFRDIVNFERKRNSGASISDIIFAIGFYREKDDFYDPQG from the coding sequence ATGAAAACCTTTCATTCAATTCAGGAATTGCTTGGTGAGCTCGACGAACTTAATTGGGACTCAGCTCTTTTTATTAATCAAAATTCATGGGCGGCTGATCCCCTGCATGCAGAGATTCTTGTTCTGGAGGGAGATGATGAGCTCGAGGATGTTGTTCCGGGAACGCATTTGCCAAAGATTGCGAAAAATAAGGATATGAGGCAGCTGTTTGATATGGAGACCTTTCGAGATATAGTTAATTTTGAGCGAAAGAGGAATTCAGGAGCATCTATTTCAGACATCATCTTTGCGATTGGTTTTTATCGCGAAAAAGATGATTTCTACGACCCGCAGGGATAA
- a CDS encoding TetR/AcrR family transcriptional regulator: MRYSSNHKAETRQRIIGEASRRFRKDGIEGTGLVPLMKALGLTHGGFYAHFESKDALVQASLEAAVQQTLERWQPSADGVPAKPSPRAVIDHYLSAEHRDEPGEGCPLPTLAAELGLRGQPSATADAMVARVTALLADCRLVPAAGDQGIIALAAMVGALTLARAVSDRTASDAILAAVRAALQPAAPEA, translated from the coding sequence ATGCGTTACTCGAGTAACCATAAGGCCGAAACGCGTCAGCGCATCATCGGCGAAGCGTCGCGCCGCTTCCGCAAGGACGGCATCGAAGGCACCGGCCTCGTGCCGCTGATGAAGGCGCTCGGCCTGACCCACGGCGGTTTCTACGCCCATTTCGAATCCAAGGACGCCCTCGTGCAGGCTTCGCTGGAAGCCGCCGTCCAGCAGACGCTGGAACGCTGGCAGCCGTCCGCGGACGGTGTGCCGGCCAAACCGTCGCCGCGCGCCGTCATCGACCACTACCTGTCCGCCGAACACCGCGACGAACCGGGCGAAGGCTGCCCGCTGCCCACGCTGGCCGCGGAACTCGGCTTGCGCGGCCAGCCCAGTGCGACGGCCGACGCCATGGTGGCGCGCGTGACGGCACTGCTGGCCGACTGCCGCCTCGTGCCCGCCGCCGGAGACCAGGGCATCATCGCTCTCGCCGCGATGGTCGGCGCCCTGACGCTCGCGCGCGCCGTGTCGGACCGTACCGCGTCCGATGCCATCCTCGCGGCTGTCCGCGCCGCCCTGCAACCGGCCGCACCCGAGGCCTGA
- a CDS encoding M24 family metallopeptidase yields MDNTAERVGPAFSVDGMLRARSETRKAIAAIAARIRPGMVEEDAVAMARDVIATRGHTLSWHPVRVRFGANTILPMKRASTPGIVLGEHDIFFIDIAPRVEHWEGDGGATFTVGDAPDYARCAADAERLFHEVRQAWKTQDWTGRKLYEFAEQRARDMGWDLDPDLPGHRVSDFPHAALHTGALADYDHAPSGMRWILEIHLLDPQRRFGAFFEDMLLDDGDYA; encoded by the coding sequence ATGGACAACACCGCGGAACGCGTGGGCCCCGCATTCTCCGTCGACGGCATGCTGCGCGCACGTTCTGAAACCCGCAAGGCGATCGCCGCCATCGCGGCACGCATCCGGCCCGGCATGGTGGAAGAAGACGCCGTCGCCATGGCGCGCGACGTCATCGCCACGCGGGGCCACACCCTCAGCTGGCATCCGGTGCGCGTGCGCTTCGGCGCCAACACGATCCTGCCGATGAAGCGCGCGTCGACGCCCGGCATCGTGCTGGGCGAGCACGACATCTTCTTCATCGACATCGCGCCGCGCGTGGAGCACTGGGAAGGCGATGGCGGCGCCACGTTCACGGTCGGCGACGCGCCGGATTACGCGCGCTGTGCCGCCGATGCCGAGCGCCTGTTCCATGAGGTGCGTCAGGCGTGGAAGACGCAGGACTGGACCGGCAGGAAGCTGTACGAGTTCGCGGAGCAGCGTGCACGCGACATGGGCTGGGACCTCGACCCGGACCTGCCGGGCCACCGCGTCTCCGACTTCCCGCACGCGGCCCTGCATACGGGCGCACTGGCCGATTACGACCATGCGCCGTCAGGCATGCGCTGGATCCTCGAGATCCATCTGCTCGATCCGCAGCGCCGCTTCGGCGCGTTTTTCGAGGACATGCTGCTGGACGATGGGGACTACGCCTGA
- a CDS encoding helix-turn-helix domain-containing protein, with translation MARGDSRQNQIARAIVWLRAHYARDCRIDELADVARMSQSTFHAHFKAVTAMSPVEFRTQLRMQEARRLMVAEGMDAASAGDRVGYESPSQFSRDYARLFGVPPARDAGRLRETVGAAH, from the coding sequence ATGGCGCGCGGCGACAGCCGGCAAAACCAGATCGCCCGCGCCATCGTCTGGCTGCGCGCGCACTACGCGCGCGACTGCCGCATCGACGAGTTGGCCGACGTGGCGCGCATGAGCCAGTCGACCTTTCACGCGCACTTCAAGGCGGTGACGGCGATGAGTCCTGTGGAATTTCGCACCCAACTGCGCATGCAGGAGGCCAGGCGGCTGATGGTGGCCGAGGGGATGGATGCGGCCAGCGCGGGGGATCGGGTGGGGTATGAGAGTCCGTCGCAATTCAGCCGGGATTATGCGCGGTTGTTCGGGGTGCCGCCGGCCAGGGATGCGGGCAGGTTGAGGGAGACGGTGGGGGCGGCGCACTGA
- a CDS encoding putative bifunctional diguanylate cyclase/phosphodiesterase: MQTPSIPLDEARRLTALHATRLLHSAPEDAFDRITRMASRLLKMPIALVSLVAEEDQWFKSRCGIDMTGTRREISFCGHAILDHEPLIVPDATKDARFADNPMVVNPPHVRFYAGVQLYSIDRMPLGTLCVLDRVPRTLGEEELDILRDLARMTEQLIHFRQLATAAQSLHSHVYVDNANPDLAAAAGQVEFLLTHDVLTGLANRQVLVRTIGQNLDTWKNDGLHTLVATINIDKFKRLNELLGHHEGDKALVAITWSLQNLLRPGDMLARAGSDEFVVLLPGLGDDSVARDRLRQLLQATTREFKTPGGAIPLTCSIGYAIFPEDGTDGDLLLNNATMAVRRAKALGGAQIQRYSEELNQALQRKLTLENQLRHAIERGELYLNYQPKTDLHSGGVAGMEVLVRWKHPEHGSISPAEFIPIAEDSGLVVPIGEWILRTAVAQRRAWSDAGVPDAPVAVNLSGKQFLGTDVVALVGNVLRESGLPPRLLELELTESISMDDPVRTADLMRQLRELGTTLSIDDFGTGYSSLSYLKRLPVDKLKVDRSFVLDVHQSAESLAMVKAIIAMAHTLRLDVIAEGVETEEQMVALRSAGCDQIQGDYFSKPLDADACAEYLRKHGAAPHAPAAPDAALAK; this comes from the coding sequence ATGCAGACCCCATCCATACCGCTCGACGAAGCGCGCCGGTTGACGGCGCTGCACGCCACCCGCCTCCTCCACAGCGCCCCCGAGGACGCGTTCGACCGCATCACGCGCATGGCGAGCCGCCTGCTGAAGATGCCGATCGCCCTGGTCTCGCTCGTCGCCGAGGAAGACCAATGGTTCAAGTCGCGCTGCGGCATCGACATGACGGGCACGCGCCGCGAGATCTCGTTCTGCGGCCACGCGATCCTCGATCATGAACCGCTGATCGTCCCCGACGCGACGAAGGACGCGCGCTTCGCGGACAACCCGATGGTGGTCAATCCGCCGCACGTGCGCTTTTACGCGGGCGTGCAGCTGTACTCCATCGACCGCATGCCGCTGGGGACCCTGTGTGTGCTGGATCGCGTGCCGCGCACGCTCGGCGAGGAAGAACTCGACATCCTGCGCGACCTCGCGCGCATGACGGAACAGCTGATCCACTTCCGCCAGCTGGCGACCGCGGCGCAATCGCTGCACTCGCACGTCTACGTCGACAACGCGAACCCGGACCTCGCGGCGGCCGCGGGCCAGGTCGAATTCCTGCTCACGCACGACGTGCTGACCGGCCTCGCGAACCGCCAGGTACTCGTGCGCACCATCGGCCAGAACCTGGACACATGGAAGAACGACGGCCTGCACACGCTGGTCGCGACGATCAACATCGACAAGTTCAAGCGCCTCAACGAGCTGCTGGGCCATCACGAGGGCGACAAGGCGCTCGTTGCCATCACGTGGAGTCTGCAGAACCTGCTGCGCCCGGGCGACATGCTGGCGCGTGCGGGGAGCGACGAATTCGTCGTGCTGCTGCCCGGCCTCGGCGACGACAGCGTCGCGCGCGACCGCCTGCGCCAGCTGCTGCAGGCCACCACGCGCGAATTCAAAACGCCGGGCGGCGCCATCCCGCTCACGTGCAGCATCGGCTACGCGATCTTCCCGGAAGACGGCACGGACGGCGACCTCCTGCTGAACAACGCGACGATGGCGGTGCGCCGCGCCAAGGCGCTGGGCGGCGCCCAGATCCAGCGCTATTCGGAAGAGCTGAACCAGGCCTTGCAGCGCAAGCTCACGCTGGAAAACCAGTTGCGCCATGCGATCGAGCGCGGCGAACTGTATTTGAATTATCAACCGAAGACGGACCTGCACAGCGGCGGCGTCGCCGGGATGGAAGTGCTCGTGCGCTGGAAGCATCCGGAGCACGGCAGCATTTCGCCGGCCGAATTCATCCCGATCGCCGAGGACTCCGGCCTCGTCGTGCCGATCGGCGAGTGGATCCTGCGCACGGCCGTGGCCCAACGCCGCGCGTGGAGCGACGCCGGCGTGCCCGACGCGCCGGTGGCCGTCAACCTGTCCGGCAAGCAGTTCCTGGGCACGGACGTCGTGGCGCTCGTCGGCAACGTCCTGCGCGAGTCCGGCCTGCCCCCGCGCCTGCTGGAACTGGAGCTCACGGAAAGCATCTCGATGGACGACCCGGTCCGCACGGCGGACCTGATGCGGCAGCTGCGCGAACTGGGCACCACGCTCAGCATCGACGATTTCGGCACCGGCTATTCGAGCCTCAGCTACCTCAAGCGCCTGCCTGTCGACAAGCTGAAGGTCGACCGCTCGTTCGTCCTCGACGTCCACCAGAGCGCGGAATCGCTGGCGATGGTGAAGGCGATCATCGCGATGGCGCACACGCTGCGCCTGGACGTCATCGCGGAGGGCGTGGAGACGGAGGAGCAGATGGTCGCGCTGCGCAGCGCGGGCTGCGACCAGATCCAGGGCGATTACTTCAGCAAGCCGCTCGACGCCGACGCTTGCGCCGAATACCTGCGCAAGCACGGGGCTGCGCCACACGCGCCGGCCGCGCCTGATGCGGCGCTTGCCAAATAG
- a CDS encoding energy transducer TonB — protein sequence MIDKRHVVAIASVLSLTALGAHAAEPAARLKSATCSAPAYTADLKDEYLQGTVRLAVLVDADGSVKQAKVVESSGHRALDRASLRASYSCKFGAAGKDGGEPGWSTVQYKWIND from the coding sequence ATGATCGATAAACGTCACGTTGTTGCAATCGCTTCCGTCCTCTCGCTGACCGCGTTGGGTGCCCACGCCGCCGAACCGGCCGCGCGCCTGAAATCCGCCACCTGCAGCGCTCCCGCCTATACGGCAGACCTGAAAGACGAATACCTCCAGGGCACCGTGCGCCTGGCCGTGCTGGTGGACGCGGACGGCTCGGTCAAGCAGGCCAAGGTCGTGGAGTCCAGCGGCCACCGCGCGCTGGACAGGGCGTCGCTGCGCGCCAGCTATTCGTGCAAGTTCGGCGCGGCCGGCAAGGACGGCGGCGAGCCGGGCTGGTCCACCGTGCAATACAAGTGGATCAACGATTGA
- a CDS encoding LysR family transcriptional regulator: MDRFQEMQIFVRIVERRSFTQAAEDLLIPRATATNAIKRLENRLGTRLLERTTRAVAPTQDGAAYYERCVRLLADLDEAEDAFRGSEPAGLLRVNLQPTLARYFVFPALSAFLARYPRIQLHVGEDDRLVDLVREGVDCVLRAGQLHDSSMVARRAADLEQVTVASPAYVERFGMPAALADLVRHQAVHYVSTATGRPYPLEFMTDAGLKLATPPGVVAVTGTEAYTAAALAGLGLVQVPRYRIAEQLADGRLVEVLADVPPPTIPVSVMYPHARQLSARVRVFADFLVQCFRQA; this comes from the coding sequence ATGGACCGGTTTCAGGAAATGCAGATTTTCGTGCGCATCGTGGAGCGCCGCAGCTTCACGCAGGCCGCCGAAGACCTCCTGATCCCGCGCGCCACCGCCACCAACGCGATCAAGCGGCTGGAAAACCGCCTCGGCACGCGGCTGCTGGAACGGACGACGCGCGCTGTCGCGCCCACGCAGGACGGCGCCGCGTACTACGAACGGTGCGTGCGCCTGCTGGCTGACCTCGACGAGGCGGAAGACGCGTTCCGCGGCAGCGAGCCCGCGGGCCTGTTGCGCGTCAACCTGCAGCCGACCTTGGCGCGGTACTTCGTCTTTCCGGCGCTGTCGGCCTTCCTCGCGCGCTACCCGCGCATCCAGCTGCACGTGGGCGAGGACGACCGCCTCGTCGATCTCGTGCGCGAAGGCGTCGACTGCGTGCTGCGCGCGGGCCAGCTGCACGATTCGTCGATGGTCGCACGGCGCGCGGCCGACCTCGAACAGGTGACGGTGGCGAGTCCCGCCTACGTCGAACGCTTCGGCATGCCCGCTGCGCTGGCCGACCTCGTACGGCACCAGGCGGTGCACTACGTGTCGACAGCGACGGGCCGCCCGTATCCGCTGGAATTCATGACGGACGCGGGCCTGAAGCTGGCGACGCCGCCCGGCGTCGTCGCCGTCACGGGCACGGAAGCCTACACGGCGGCGGCCCTGGCCGGTCTCGGTCTCGTGCAGGTGCCGCGCTACCGCATCGCCGAACAGCTGGCGGACGGGCGGCTCGTCGAGGTGCTGGCGGACGTGCCGCCGCCGACCATCCCCGTCTCCGTGATGTACCCGCACGCGCGCCAGCTGTCCGCCCGCGTGCGCGTGTTCGCGGACTTCCTCGTGCAGTGCTTCCGTCAGGCGTAG
- a CDS encoding aldo/keto reductase: MPAVAARHAGHDAVDDLVRAGKVLYLGICNTPAWRVAQLQTIADLRGWSPLVSLQIEYSLVERSVEHELMPMARALGLGVMPWSPLGGGLLSGKYGASDLATNDAAGVAATRKGVIASTGLLNEASLRIAEEVKAVASETGVSAAQVALAWTLLHPAVTAPVIGARTLAQAQDNLGALDVRLDAAHVARLDAVSRPAPIFPQRFVERPLVQQLVFGGAAVEKRDR, encoded by the coding sequence TTGCCGGCTGTCGCCGCGCGCCATGCGGGGCACGATGCGGTTGACGACCTGGTGCGCGCCGGGAAGGTGCTGTACCTCGGCATCTGCAATACGCCCGCGTGGCGAGTCGCGCAGTTGCAGACGATCGCCGACCTGCGCGGCTGGTCGCCGCTCGTGTCGCTGCAGATCGAGTACAGCCTCGTCGAACGGAGCGTCGAACATGAGCTGATGCCGATGGCGCGTGCGCTGGGGCTCGGCGTGATGCCGTGGTCGCCGCTGGGCGGCGGACTCCTGAGCGGCAAATACGGCGCGTCCGACCTCGCCACGAACGACGCCGCCGGCGTGGCCGCGACGCGCAAGGGCGTGATCGCATCGACGGGCTTGTTGAACGAGGCGTCGCTGCGGATCGCCGAAGAAGTGAAAGCGGTGGCCAGCGAGACCGGCGTCAGCGCGGCGCAGGTGGCGCTCGCGTGGACCTTGCTGCATCCGGCCGTGACGGCGCCCGTCATCGGGGCCCGCACACTCGCGCAGGCGCAGGACAATCTGGGCGCATTGGACGTCAGGCTCGATGCGGCGCACGTGGCGCGCCTGGATGCGGTCAGCCGGCCGGCGCCGATCTTCCCGCAGCGCTTCGTCGAACGGCCGCTCGTGCAGCAGCTCGTGTTCGGCGGCGCGGCCGTGGAAAAACGCGACCGTTGA
- a CDS encoding SMI1/KNR4 family protein, which yields MSAIDLAKLITPPSGPNEAPQQHEWPQIEAQLGNSLPADYKDFVSLYGTGKIDNFLWIFNPSSRNENVDLAMQFRTQLSALSELQACGEVLPYKLFPEPDGIFPFAITDNGDVLYWKTSGSPDTWTVLVNEARSPDWEEFDMGMAEFLSKVLSRQIHPSAFPNVFPSSAPAFVRGH from the coding sequence ATTAGCGCCATCGACCTCGCGAAACTGATCACTCCGCCAAGCGGTCCAAACGAAGCCCCTCAGCAACATGAGTGGCCGCAGATTGAAGCTCAGCTTGGAAATTCCCTTCCTGCGGATTATAAAGATTTCGTTAGTCTTTACGGTACTGGAAAAATCGATAATTTTTTGTGGATTTTTAATCCTTCGTCGCGAAATGAGAATGTCGATCTTGCGATGCAATTCCGCACTCAGTTAAGTGCGTTATCCGAACTTCAGGCATGCGGAGAGGTTTTGCCTTATAAATTGTTTCCCGAACCTGATGGGATTTTCCCTTTTGCGATAACAGACAATGGCGATGTCTTGTATTGGAAAACATCTGGATCACCCGACACGTGGACGGTGCTCGTTAATGAGGCGCGCTCGCCGGACTGGGAGGAATTTGATATGGGGATGGCAGAGTTTTTGTCCAAAGTTTTAAGTCGACAGATACACCCCAGTGCGTTTCCGAATGTTTTTCCCAGCAGCGCACCTGCCTTCGTTCGCGGGCATTAA
- a CDS encoding SDR family oxidoreductase has translation MNTQAQHTTRVALVTGASRGIGAAVAKRLAADGFAVAVNYAGNEAAANATVAAIEAAGGRAIAVRADVARAGDVKAMFAAIEEKLGRVDILVNNAGILPYVTIAETTDEQFERTMAINVTGTFNTMREAATRLNDGGRIVNFSTSVLHMAPPTYGVYVATKGAVEALTRVFAKELRGRGITCNAVAPGPVATELFLNGKSDELVQQIAKSAPLERLGQPEDIARVVAFLAGPDGGWVNGQVLRANGGMA, from the coding sequence ATGAACACCCAGGCCCAACACACCACTCGCGTCGCCCTGGTCACCGGGGCCTCGCGCGGCATCGGCGCCGCCGTCGCCAAACGCCTCGCCGCCGACGGGTTCGCCGTCGCCGTCAACTATGCCGGCAACGAAGCGGCCGCCAACGCCACCGTCGCGGCCATCGAAGCGGCAGGCGGGCGTGCCATCGCCGTGCGCGCCGACGTCGCCAGGGCCGGCGACGTGAAAGCGATGTTCGCGGCGATCGAAGAGAAGCTCGGCCGCGTGGACATCCTCGTCAACAATGCCGGCATCCTGCCGTACGTGACGATCGCCGAGACCACCGACGAACAGTTCGAGCGCACGATGGCCATCAACGTCACGGGCACGTTCAACACGATGCGCGAGGCGGCGACGCGCCTGAACGACGGCGGCCGCATCGTCAACTTCTCGACGAGCGTGCTGCACATGGCGCCGCCGACCTATGGCGTGTACGTCGCAACGAAGGGTGCCGTGGAAGCGCTGACCCGCGTGTTCGCGAAAGAGCTGCGCGGCCGCGGCATCACCTGCAACGCCGTGGCGCCGGGCCCCGTCGCGACGGAGCTGTTCCTGAACGGGAAATCGGATGAGCTGGTCCAGCAGATCGCCAAATCGGCGCCGCTGGAGCGCCTGGGCCAGCCCGAGGACATCGCCCGCGTCGTGGCCTTCCTGGCCGGTCCGGACGGCGGCTGGGTCAACGGCCAGGTCCTGCGCGCCAACGGCGGCATGGCCTGA
- a CDS encoding GlxA family transcriptional regulator, which translates to MPAIAILAFPGVQSLDVTGPLDVFAEANRFLAPRDHYRMRVLGTVPGPVACSNGMLLQPHARYDEDGDAPDLLLVPGGPGLPRAPADGALAAWLRTMATRCARIASICNGAFLLAHAGLLDGRRATTHWNDVALLGARFPQVAVQPDRIFVRDGPVYTSAGVTAGIDLALHLVYEDHGADVSLNVAKRLVVFTQRSGGQSQFSPYLTPYVGDDTVLRSVQDYVLAHLHAPLAVADLARVAAQSERHFARQFARAAGVTPAGFVERARVDAARALLERSDQPLKTVAHRCGFGTAARMRAAFLRHLGVSARDYRQHFGAFRQPEDS; encoded by the coding sequence TTGCCCGCCATCGCCATCCTCGCCTTCCCCGGCGTGCAATCGCTCGACGTCACGGGTCCGCTCGACGTGTTCGCGGAAGCCAACCGCTTCCTCGCGCCGCGCGACCACTACCGGATGCGCGTGCTGGGCACCGTGCCCGGCCCCGTGGCGTGCTCGAACGGGATGCTGCTGCAGCCGCATGCGCGCTACGACGAGGACGGGGACGCACCGGACCTGCTGCTGGTCCCCGGCGGCCCCGGGCTGCCGCGCGCACCGGCCGACGGCGCACTCGCGGCCTGGCTGCGCACGATGGCCACGCGCTGCGCGCGTATCGCGTCGATCTGCAACGGCGCGTTCCTGCTCGCGCACGCGGGCCTGCTGGACGGCCGCCGCGCCACCACGCACTGGAACGACGTCGCGCTGCTGGGCGCGCGCTTTCCGCAGGTGGCCGTCCAGCCCGACCGCATCTTCGTGCGCGACGGTCCCGTCTACACGTCGGCCGGGGTCACGGCGGGCATCGACCTGGCACTGCACCTCGTCTACGAAGACCATGGCGCGGACGTCTCGCTGAACGTGGCCAAGCGCCTTGTCGTGTTCACCCAACGCAGCGGCGGACAGTCCCAGTTCAGTCCTTATCTGACGCCGTACGTGGGCGACGACACCGTGCTGCGGTCCGTGCAGGACTACGTGCTCGCCCATTTGCACGCGCCGCTTGCCGTGGCCGACCTGGCACGGGTGGCGGCCCAGAGCGAACGCCACTTCGCCCGCCAGTTCGCGCGCGCGGCCGGGGTCACGCCGGCCGGATTCGTGGAACGGGCGCGCGTGGACGCGGCGCGGGCCCTGCTCGAGCGCTCCGACCAGCCGCTCAAGACGGTGGCGCACCGCTGCGGCTTCGGCACGGCGGCGCGGATGCGCGCGGCGTTCCTGCGCCACCTGGGCGTCAGCGCGCGCGACTACCGCCAGCATTTCGGTGCGTTCCGCCAGCCCGAAGATTCCTGA